The following proteins come from a genomic window of Diorhabda sublineata isolate icDioSubl1.1 chromosome 7, icDioSubl1.1, whole genome shotgun sequence:
- the LOC130446684 gene encoding DIS3-like exonuclease 2: MANRRKLDDPVTEVFRQIRLEHNKQIYQQHCNMSANLNKNSNTQSEQKDKEVQSSKRTRRRRRQKKRGDETQEDSISTRSISSNSNTSLSSFISGLVFENKNKVKQNEYSSASTSCTKNIGSLKDVLHFSIKPVTDNINSIFLRKRNLTQKFINLKSFFKGIPCLFLSKCEQSTNNKNNNKPKGKRHSKEESGRRRKRKENENFEDYINEDQVKEGLLNNTLIKGFIRINPKNSRESYVNNEDTSIADYFILSITDRNRALEGDEVILRLNPEEEWTEENRTAKVVYLLQKVHTRKCVGTLRLSDEKDSTFAMFIPRDKRFPALRIQELYWPDRFREYNNEFENILFLAQLLEWNTPDIAQGILIEKLGETGNLIVESISILKENNLDVTPFSDELKACIPKIDYIQEKEFEYREDIRNKCIFTIDPATARDLDDAVSVETLPNGNYEVGVHISDASFYLEEGTELDQVVSRKATSIYLVNNVYHMLPEELCMGCSLLPGEDKLTFSVFWEMDKNGDIVNKRFARSVINSCAKLAYEHAQMIIEHSGKEFSITDFPKIHNGFTVDDIVDKVVVLQNLAVALRKKRLRNGVLKISNIKLRFHLDPDTGEPIEFSIEENKEAHRLIEEFMLLANITVAQKIYDHFPELAFLRCHDPPKDKMLTDLQNKLSEYGIHFDTSSSATVAASLEKYITDDFEGQCRDIVLKHLTLKSMTRAQYFCAGKKTTKDDFKHYALSIPIYTHFTSPIRRYADIMVHRLLAASLSYREQPEWDKDYVQAIANNCNVQKYQAKKAGDASGELYLAHYVEKHQPFSETCVVVDVRETTFDVIVIKTGSIVRIYQNTCPRGTIWSYNSHKLTINVPRCKNFDTACIIVELFSVVTVKLKRKDSYHLEGRLVIQRQPIKGEKRRLKHPKESFRV, encoded by the exons AAAAAAAGAGGAGATGAAACACAAGAAGATAGTATTTCAACGCGTTcaatatcgtcgaatagcaacACTTCACTATCGTCTTTTATAAGCggtttagtttttgaaaataaaaataaagtgaaacaaaatgaatattcaagTGCCTCAACAtcttgtactaaaaatattggatcCTTGAAAGATGTACTCCATTTTTCTATTAAACCTGTTACCGATAATATAAAcagcatttttttaagaaaacgaaatctaacacaaaaatttatcaatctaaaatcatttttcaaaggAATTCCTTGCCTTTTTCTATCTAAATGTGAACAAAGtaccaataataaaaataacaataaacctAAAGGTAAAAGACATTCTAAAGAAGAATCtggtagaagaagaaaaaggaaggaaaatgaaaatttcgagGATTATATAAACGAAGATCAAGTTAAAGAGGGACTATTAAACAACACTTTAATCAAAGGATTCATCAGAATTAACCCTAAAAATTCCCGTGAATCTTATGTTAATAATGAAGATACCAGCATAGCAGATTATTTTATACTATCCATCACAGACAGGAACAGAGCCCTGGAAGGTGATGAAGTTATATTACGTCTTAACCCGGAAGAGGAATGGACTGAGGAAAATAGAACCGCCAAAGTGGTCTACTTACTTCAAAAG gttCATACAAGAAAATGTGTTGGTACTTTGAGACTGAGTGACGAAAAAGACAGTACATTTGCTATGTTTATACCTAGAGACAAACGTTTTCCAGCACTAAGGATCCAAGAACTTTATTGGCCAGATAGATTTCGAGAATAcaataatgaatttgaaaatattttatttctcgCGCAGCTACTGGAATGGAATACCCCCGATATAGCACAAGGTATTCTAATAGAGAAACTTGGAGAAACTGGCAATCTTATTGTAGAAtcgatatcaattttaaaagagAATAATTTAGATGTTACTCCGTTTAGTGATGAATTGAAGGCTTGTATACCAAAAATTGATTACATTCAGGAAAAAGAGTTTGAATACAGGGAGGATATACggaataaatgtatatttacaATCGATCCTGCTACCGCTAGGGATTTAGATGATGCTGTGTCCGTTGAAACCTTACCAAATG gTAATTATGAGGTAGGGGTCCACATTTCGGATGCTTCTTTTTATCTCGAAGAAGGTACGGAACTTGACCAAGTTGTTAGTAGGAAAGCCACGTCGATTTATTTAGTAAACAATGTTTACCATATGTTACCAGAAGAATTATGTATGGGTTGTTCGTTGTTACCGGGTGAAGATAAATTAACTTTTTCCGTGTTTTGGGAAATGGACAAAAACGgcgatattgttaataaaagaTTCGCTAGGTCTGTGATAAATTCGTGCGCAAAACTGGCTTACGAACACGCTCAAATGATTATCGAACATAGTGGAAAGGAATTTTCCATAACGGATTTTCCTAAAATCCATAATGGGTTCACAGTGGACGATATTGTGGATAAAGTGGttgttttacaaaatttagCTGTGGCGCTAAGAAAAAAACGACTAAGAAACGGCGTTTTAAAAATTAGTAACATAAAATTACGTTTCCATCTTGATCCTGATACAG gcGAACCCATCGAATTTTCAATTGAGGAAAACAAAGAGGCTCATCGTTTAATCGAAGAATTCATGTTGTTAGCTAATATCACTGTGGCACAAAAAATCTACGATCATTTTCCCGAATTGGCGTTTTTGAGGTGTCACGATCCGCCCAAAGATAAAATGTTGACGGATTTGCAAAATAAATTGTCGGAATATGGTATCCATTTCGATACCAGTTCTTCTGCTACCGTAGCCGCTTCTTTGGAAAAGTATATCACGGATGATTTCGAAG gtCAATGTCGAGATATAGTACTAAAACACTTGACATTAAAATCGATGACGAGAGCGCAATATTTTTGCGCAGGCAAAAAGACAACCAAAGACGATTTCAAACACTACGCTTTAAGCATACCCATCTACACCCATTTTACCTCCCCTATAAGAAGATACGCGGATATTATGGTACATCGATTGTTGGCGGCAAGTTTAA GTTATCGCGAACAACCGGAATGGGATAAGGACTACGTTCAAGCTATAGCGAATAATTGCAACGTTCAGAAATATCAAGCCAAGAAAGCCGGAGACGCCAGCGGGGAATTATACCTGGCCCATTATGTGGAAAAGCATCAACCCTTCTCGGAAACCTGCGTCGTCGTCGACGTTAGGGAAACTACATTCGATGTTATTGTGATAAAAACCGGAAGCATCGTCAGGATATATCAAAAC ACTTGTCCAAGAGGAACTATTTGGTCGTACAATTCACACAAGTTAACGATTAATGTTCCTAgatgtaaaaattttgatacagcCTGTATAATTGTAGAGTTATTTTCAGTGGTAACCGTTAAATTGAAAAGGAAAGATTCTTATCATTTAGAAGGGCGTTTGGTGATACAAAGACAACCGATTAAGGGTGAAAAACGTCGTTTGAAACACCCTAAGGAATCATTTCGAGTATAA